The Solanum lycopersicum chromosome 6, SLM_r2.1 genome has a window encoding:
- the LOC138349342 gene encoding uncharacterized protein: MNTRRNGGQSRGGAVAGGNQVTPQAPAEGVSMPVNPTGLTDVEVRTSLTQMAQAITKVQSKTSEDPQEFVGEVHKILVAMGPRDLEKAELASYQLKDVAQTWCKMWQDSQALGEVPANWELFKTTFLERFFPKEMREAKVEVFINLKQASITVCEYSLKFAKLSRLMEYVQQVEDNQNKRGVRDVRRPEPFDQRSVAPREGTPEPKKGNEGDVHRPRKDYAKCGRARSVECRQGLNVCFGCGKNRHMVKDCPQNRGQAGGNAQPRANPQGAAAAEPPKRNRSTL, translated from the exons ATGAACACTAGAAGGAACGGTGGTCAGAGTAGAGGAGGAGCAGTTGCTGGGGGTAACCAAGTTACACCacaggctccagctgaaggagtaTCCATGCCAGTTAACCCAACTGGGTTGACTGATGTGGAGGTGCGGACCTCTCTGACCCAGATGGCTCAGGCCATCACCAA GGTCCAATCCAAGACTTCAGAGGATCCCCAGGAGTTTGTGGGCGAGGTGCATAAGATTTTGGTGGCCATGGGGCCCAGAGATTTggagaaggctgagttggcttcctatcagctcaaggatgttgcacagacttggtgcaagatgtggcaggATAGCCAAGCGTTGGGTGAAGTTCCGGCCAATTGGGAGCTATTTAAGACAACCTTCTTAGAGAGATTCTTCCCCAAGGAGATgagggaggccaaggttgaggtgtttatcaaccttaagcagGCATCAATAACAGTCTGTGAGTATTCCCTAAAGTTTGCGaaattatctag GTTGATGGAGTatgtccagcaggtagaggacaACCAGAACAAGAGGGGTGTTCGTGATGTTAGGAGGCCTGAACCTTTTGATCAG AGGAGTGTAGCACCTAGAGAAGGCACACCCGAGCCCAAGAAGGGCAATGAAGGTGATGTACATCGTCCTAGAAAGGACTATGCCAAGTGTGGCCGTGCTCGCAGTGTAGAGTGCAGACAGGGACTTAATGTCTGCTTTGGATGCGGTAAGAACAGGCACATGGTCAAGGACTGCCCACAGAACAGAGGTCAGGctggaggtaatgctcagcctagggCTAATCCACAGGGTGCAGCAGCAGCCgagcctcctaagaggaacaGATCTACTCTCTGA